One segment of Panicum virgatum strain AP13 chromosome 3K, P.virgatum_v5, whole genome shotgun sequence DNA contains the following:
- the LOC120696715 gene encoding stress-response A/B barrel domain-containing protein At5g22580-like — translation MGEVKHLCLVRFKEGVVVEDVLKGMTDLVAQMDMVKSFEWGQDVLNQEMLTQGFTHVFSLTFASADDLTTYMGHDKHAAFAATFMAALEKVVVIDFPVVIAKPPPSA, via the exons ATGGGGGAGGTGAAGCACCTGTGCCTGGTGAGGTTCAAGGAGGGCGTCGTGGTGGAGGACGTCCTCAAAGGCATGACCGACCTTGTCGCCCAGATGGACATGGTCAAATCCTTCGAGTG GGGCCAGGACGTGCTGAATCAGGAGATGCTGACGCAGGGCTTCACGCACGTCTTCTCGCTCACCTTCGCCTCCGCCGACGACCTCACCACCTACATGGGCCACGACAAGCACGCCGCGTTCGCCGCCACGTTCATGGCCGCGCTCGAGAAGGTGGTCGTCATCGACTTCCCCGTCGTCATCGCCAAGCCACCGCCATCGGCATGA